The genomic stretch TACGGCCTGATGGCGTCCGGCGCCTGGGCGGTCCAGGAGGGCCGGGTCGCGGCCAACGACTTCACGCACATGATCGTCGAGCTGTTGCTCGGCGGAGCACTACGGAGAGAGGAACCATGACCAGCACCTTGCAGCCGGCGAACCCGACCGAGGCGGTGAACCGGCCGGGCCGCTGGCTCGCGCTGTCCGTCCTGGTGCTCGCCGTGCTGCTGGTGGCCGTCGACGCGACCGTCCTCGGTCTCGCGACCCCCTACATCAGCGAGGACCTCAACCCCTCCGGCACCCAGCTGCTGTGGATCGGTGACGTCTACTCCTTCGTCATCGCCGGTCTGCTGGTCTCGATGGGCAGCCTCGGCGATCGAATAGGCCGCAAGCGGATCCTGCTCGGGGGCGCGACGGCGTTCGGCGCGATCTCCGTGCTGAACGCGTACGCGACCACCCCCGAGACGATGATCCTGGCCCGCGCGCTCCTCGGTGTCGCCGGTGCGACCCTGATGCCGGCCACGCTCGCCCTGATCCGCAACCTCTTCCACGACCCGCGCGAACGCAGCCTCGCCGTGGGCATCTGGGGCGCCACGGCCTCGGCCGGTACCGCGGTCGGCCCGATCGTCGGCGGCTTCCTGCTCGAGCACTTCTGGTGGGGCTCGGTCTTCCTGATCAACCTGCCCGTGATGGCGGTGCTGGTCGTGGTCGGCGTCAAGACGCTCCCGGAGTCCCGCAACCCGAACCCCGGCCCCTGGGACCTGCTGAGCGTCCTCCTGTCGCTGATCGGCATGGTGGGTGTGGTCTACGCCGTCAAGGAGTTCGCCGCGCACGGCCTGGCCTGGGAACCCGTCGCCGTGGGCCTGCTGGGCGCCGCGGCGCTGTACGGCTTCGTCCGCCGCCAGCTGACCCTCCCGGCCCCGCTGCTGGACATGCGACTGTTCCGCAACCGAGGCTTCAGCGGCGCGGTCCTCGCCGACCTGCTGACCATCCTCGGCATGTCCGGCCTGGTGTTCTTCCTCTCCCAGTACCTCCAGCTCGTCCAGGGCCGCGGCCCCTTCGAGGCGGGCCTCGCCGAACTCCCCGCAGCGGTGGGCGCGGTGGCGGCGGGCCTGGTCGCGGGCAAGGCCGCGCGCCGCTACTCGGTACGCGCCGTGGTCTCCGGCGGCCTGGCCGCGGTCGGTCTCTCCCTGGCCGCCCTGACAGTCCTGGACCAGTCGACCGGCTACCCCCTGCTCGGCACCGCCCTCCTGATCGTCGGCATCGGCGCCGGCTTCTCCTTCACGGTGACGGCCGACGTCATCCTGTCCTCCGTACCGAAGGAGCAGGCAGGCTCGGCATCGGCCGTATCGGAAACGGCGTACGAATTGGGCGCGGCCCTGGGAATCGCGGTACTGGGCTCGATCGTGACGGGCGTCTACCGGGATTTCACGGCTCCGAGGGGCACCCCGGAAGGTGCACACGAGTCATTGGGCGGCGCGGTGGAAGCGGCAACAACCATGCCCACAGAAACAGCCCAGACCATGCTGGACGCGGCAAGACAGTCCTTCGTGGACGGCCTGACACTGGCGACGGGAGCAGGAGCAGCAGTCCTGCTCATGGCAGCGGCAGCAGCGTGGTTCATGCTGAAAAACCAACGGTTGGAAAACGGACAGTAAGGGGCGCGGGGAACTGCGCGACAAGCCCCTACCGGCCCGCGGCCAAAAAACTACGCCGCTTCCTTGGCCTTAGTCGCATACATGTCCACATACTCCTGCCCGGACAGCCGCATAACCTCAGCCATCACAGAATCGGTAACGGCCCGCAACACATACCGATCCCGATCCATACCCTCGTACCGGGAAAACTCCATGGCCGGACCAAACCGAACAGTGACCCGGCTCGGCCGGGGCATCCCCGCCCCACCCGGCTGAATCTTGTCCGTGCCGATCATCGCGAACGGCACCACCGGCGCCCCGGTCATCAACGTCAGCCGCGCGATACCGGTCCGCCCGCGGTACAGCCGCCCGTCGGGCGACCGCGTGCCCTCGGGGTAGATCCCGAAGAGCTTGCCCTCCTCCAGGACCCGGCGGCCGGTCATCAGCGCGGCGACGCCGCCCCGGCCGCCGTCCCGGTCGACCGGGATCATGCCGACGCCGGTGAAGAACCAGGCCATCAGCCGGCCCTTGAACCCCTTGCCGGTGACGTACTCGTCCTTGCCGATGAAGAAGACCTGCCGGTCGCAGACGAGCGGAAGGATCATCGAGTCGATGAACGTGAGGTGGTTGCCCGCGAGGATCACCGGACCGTCGCCCGGGATGTGCTCCGCACCTTCCACCCGTGGGCGGAACATCAGGCGCATGATCGGTCCGAGCACTGCCTTGATGAGCGCGAAGCGGGACAACGGGCCCTCCGGTGTCAAGGTGTTCCTATAAGTCTGTGCAGGTGAGGACGATACTCGCGGTTCCCGGGGTCGCGCACATCGGGTGCAACGGGTTCACCGAGGTATTACGCACTGTTGACGCGGGTTTACCTGCGGTGCTGTCCCGTCGCCCGCCGGAAACCTCCCCGGAACGGTGTGACGGACGTCGCGCCGACCCGGGCGAGGGCATCCGAACCACGCCTACCCTTAGACATGCGTTCGATGCCGACGGACCGTCAGAACTCCATCCCCACAAGACATCCGGAGTCACCCGCGTGTTCGATCCGGGGTCTCCCGCCGGTCATCGACTGGCACCTACCATCGGCCCGCACCAAGGAGTCGAGGGCAGGAGGCCGCTCATGGGAACGCAGGAGTCGGACGAGCAGGCGCGGGGGACCGGGCGCCGGGCGCTGCTGGGCGCCGCCGTACTGGGCGCGAGCGGCGCGGTCCTCGGACTGTCCGGCACGGCTCGGGCCGCGGGCGGCGGGTACGGAGGCGGCGGGGTGAAGAGCCTGCCCAAGCCGACGATCATCGGTCACCGCGGCGCCAGCGGCTACCGCCCCGAGCACACCCTCGCCGCCTACCAGCTCGCCCTCGACATGGGCGCCGACATCGTCGAGGCCGGTGACCTGGTCCCCACCAGGGACGGCCATCTGGTCTGCCGCCACGAGCCGGAGATCGGCGGGACCACGGACGTCGCCGACCACCCCGAGTTCGCCGGCCGCAAGACCACCAAGGTGCTCGACGGGGTCTCCGTCACCGGCTGGTTCACCGAGGACTTCACGCTCGCCGAGCTGAAGACGCTGCGCGCCATCGAGCGGATCCCCGCCAACCGCCCGCACAACACCCTCTACAACGGCCGCTTCGAGATCCCCACCTTCGAAGAGGTGCTGCGCTGGCAGGAGGAGCAGACCCGCAAGCGCGGCAAGCAGGTCTGGATCTACCCCGAGCTCAAGCACCCCACCTACTTCCGCAAGCTGGGCCTCGGCCTGGAGGAGCGGATCGCGAAGGTGCTGCGCAAGTACGGCAAGAACAAGTGGAACTCGCCGGTCATCGTCCAGTCCTTCGAGCCGACCAGCATCCAGCGCCTGAACAAGCTGATCGACAACCCGCTGGTGGTGCTGCTGTCCGGCGCGAGCACGCGGCCGTACGACTTCGTCGAGACCGGTGACCCGCGCACCGTCGCCGATCTGGTCAAGCCCGCCGGGCTGCGGGAGATCGCCTCCTACGCCCAGGGCATCGGCCCGACCCTCGACCTGGTCATCCCGAAGGACGCGAGCGGCAACCTCACCCAGCCGACCACGCTGGTCGCCGACGCGCACAAGGTGGGCCTCGTCCTGCACCCCTGGACGATGCGCAACGAGAACCCCTTCCTGCCCGCGAACTTCCGCAAGGGCACCGACGCCGACGCCTACGGCGATGTCTTCGGCGCCTACAAGACGTACTTCGCCACCGGCATCGACGGCGTCTTCACCGACCAGCCCGACACCGGACTGCTGGCCCGCGAGGACTTCGTCAACGGCTGAGCCCCGCACCCCGGTTGGGGTGACAAACGGCCGCCCGGGCAACCCGTCGCCCGGGCGGCCGCGTCGTCCCGCATATGACACACGACCTTGTCCTGGAGCTGCGCCCGCTGCTCACCGCCGAGGCCTCCGCTGAGGCGCACGCCGCCGGGACCGAGCCCGGTGATCTGGAGCAGGCGGTCTGGCTGCGCCTGCTGGAGCTGCTGGATGCCCAGGGCCCGCCGCCCGACCCCGAGCGCTGGCTCCGCTCGGCCGTCCGCTCCGAGGTCCGCCGCAGCCGCCGTACCACCCGCCTCGAACGGCCGTACGACGATGAGCCCGTGGACGAGTCCGGTCGCGACCCCGAACATCTTGCCCTCAGGGCGGCCCGTTACCGCGCCCTGCGCGACGCCGCCCGTCGGCTGCCCGGCCGCTGCCCCCGCCTGGTCGAGGCCCTGCTCTCGCCGCGGGACCTGACATACCGGGAGATCGCGGGGGAGTTGGGTATCTCACAGGGCAGTCTTGGCCCGGAACGCTCCAGATGTCTGGGTTGTCTGCGGCGATTGCTTGCGCCGGAGGTTGCGGCTCACACCGCGCGGGGATAGGAGTGAGGGACAACAGGTGATCAGGTGAGCGGGAGGCGTGCGCACATGGGCATGAGCGTGACCATCTCTGCGGCGACCGAGCAGGACGCGGAGCAGATCTTCAAGCTTCAGTACCTCTGCTTCCAGAGCGAGGCGGCTCTGTACGGCAACTACCGCA from Streptomyces davaonensis JCM 4913 encodes the following:
- a CDS encoding sigma-70 family RNA polymerase sigma factor — its product is MTHDLVLELRPLLTAEASAEAHAAGTEPGDLEQAVWLRLLELLDAQGPPPDPERWLRSAVRSEVRRSRRTTRLERPYDDEPVDESGRDPEHLALRAARYRALRDAARRLPGRCPRLVEALLSPRDLTYREIAGELGISQGSLGPERSRCLGCLRRLLAPEVAAHTARG
- a CDS encoding lysophospholipid acyltransferase family protein, producing the protein MSRFALIKAVLGPIMRLMFRPRVEGAEHIPGDGPVILAGNHLTFIDSMILPLVCDRQVFFIGKDEYVTGKGFKGRLMAWFFTGVGMIPVDRDGGRGGVAALMTGRRVLEEGKLFGIYPEGTRSPDGRLYRGRTGIARLTLMTGAPVVPFAMIGTDKIQPGGAGMPRPSRVTVRFGPAMEFSRYEGMDRDRYVLRAVTDSVMAEVMRLSGQEYVDMYATKAKEAA
- a CDS encoding glycerophosphodiester phosphodiesterase; this encodes MGTQESDEQARGTGRRALLGAAVLGASGAVLGLSGTARAAGGGYGGGGVKSLPKPTIIGHRGASGYRPEHTLAAYQLALDMGADIVEAGDLVPTRDGHLVCRHEPEIGGTTDVADHPEFAGRKTTKVLDGVSVTGWFTEDFTLAELKTLRAIERIPANRPHNTLYNGRFEIPTFEEVLRWQEEQTRKRGKQVWIYPELKHPTYFRKLGLGLEERIAKVLRKYGKNKWNSPVIVQSFEPTSIQRLNKLIDNPLVVLLSGASTRPYDFVETGDPRTVADLVKPAGLREIASYAQGIGPTLDLVIPKDASGNLTQPTTLVADAHKVGLVLHPWTMRNENPFLPANFRKGTDADAYGDVFGAYKTYFATGIDGVFTDQPDTGLLAREDFVNG
- a CDS encoding MFS transporter, which codes for MTSTLQPANPTEAVNRPGRWLALSVLVLAVLLVAVDATVLGLATPYISEDLNPSGTQLLWIGDVYSFVIAGLLVSMGSLGDRIGRKRILLGGATAFGAISVLNAYATTPETMILARALLGVAGATLMPATLALIRNLFHDPRERSLAVGIWGATASAGTAVGPIVGGFLLEHFWWGSVFLINLPVMAVLVVVGVKTLPESRNPNPGPWDLLSVLLSLIGMVGVVYAVKEFAAHGLAWEPVAVGLLGAAALYGFVRRQLTLPAPLLDMRLFRNRGFSGAVLADLLTILGMSGLVFFLSQYLQLVQGRGPFEAGLAELPAAVGAVAAGLVAGKAARRYSVRAVVSGGLAAVGLSLAALTVLDQSTGYPLLGTALLIVGIGAGFSFTVTADVILSSVPKEQAGSASAVSETAYELGAALGIAVLGSIVTGVYRDFTAPRGTPEGAHESLGGAVEAATTMPTETAQTMLDAARQSFVDGLTLATGAGAAVLLMAAAAAWFMLKNQRLENGQ